A portion of the Nitrospiria bacterium genome contains these proteins:
- a CDS encoding VPLPA-CTERM sorting domain-containing protein yields MSFHKILIVLSLIFLFCVYGTSVRADTVTQLDITGGSLSLDLGPIGSINGNFVQNGTIVMGQFQPPPNIFPPMMIDGHTFSILTDSSNGLFNAPSAQVSGTTITADLSSLFAGITGPKINGMLNIGGMATGTYDPGTGQFSLSWQHVYFDLSSFDMNLQGTTEVAPVPLPAALGLMGTGLFALAAFLGLGRRHRDRLSESLL; encoded by the coding sequence ATGAGTTTTCATAAAATCCTGATCGTTCTATCCTTAATCTTCCTTTTTTGTGTCTACGGCACCTCCGTTCGGGCGGATACCGTTACACAGCTCGACATCACCGGGGGGAGTCTCTCGCTCGATTTAGGGCCGATCGGGTCGATCAACGGAAATTTTGTCCAAAACGGAACGATCGTGATGGGGCAATTCCAGCCCCCGCCAAACATTTTTCCCCCGATGATGATTGACGGTCACACCTTTTCGATCCTCACCGACTCCTCCAACGGGCTATTCAACGCGCCGTCCGCGCAGGTCTCGGGAACCACCATTACGGCGGACCTTTCATCGTTATTTGCCGGTATCACGGGGCCGAAGATCAACGGGATGCTGAATATCGGGGGCATGGCCACGGGAACTTACGATCCCGGGACCGGTCAGTTCAGCCTTTCCTGGCAGCATGTTTATTTCGACCTGTCATCCTTCGACATGAACCTGCAGGGCACGACCGAGGTCGCCCCCGTTCCGCTTCCGGCCGCACTGGGACTGATGGGAACCGGACTCTTTGCTTTGGCGGCCTTCCTCGGTCTGGGCCGAAGGCATCGCGATCGATTGTCGGAGAGTCTTTTGTAA